One part of the Caproiciproducens sp. CPB-2 genome encodes these proteins:
- the glyA gene encoding serine hydroxymethyltransferase: MYSDMMDSIGFVSQADPAVGAAMKEELKRQQRNLEMIASENLVSPAVMAAMGSILTNKYAEGYPAKRYYGGCRYVDVVENLARDRACELFHAEYANVQPHSGAQANIAVYYALLNPGDTIMGMSLAEGGHLTHGSPVNISGKYFHFIPYGVNPETGRIDYDRLYETAVKEKPKMIVAGASAYPRTIDFRRFREICDACGAYLMVDMAHIAGLVAAGMHPSPVEWADIVTTTTHKTLRGPRGGLILCREEYAKAIDKAIFPGTQGGPLMHVIAGKAVCLGEALKPEFQEYGRRIVENAAALADGLLKRGVRLVSGGTDNHLMLVDLSGLELTGKELEHRLDSVYITANKNTVPNEQRSPFVTSGVRLGTPAITTRGLNTGDMDIIAECISLAIHDFEANEDKIRGMVTEICDRYPLYE, encoded by the coding sequence ATGTACAGTGATATGATGGACTCCATCGGCTTTGTTTCTCAGGCGGACCCCGCAGTCGGCGCGGCGATGAAAGAGGAATTGAAGCGCCAGCAGCGCAATCTTGAAATGATTGCTTCTGAAAATCTTGTTTCACCTGCGGTAATGGCCGCAATGGGCAGCATTTTGACGAATAAATATGCCGAAGGCTATCCCGCGAAACGGTATTACGGCGGATGCCGGTATGTCGACGTCGTGGAAAACCTTGCGCGCGACCGCGCCTGCGAGCTTTTTCACGCGGAATACGCCAATGTGCAGCCGCATTCTGGCGCTCAGGCGAACATTGCCGTCTATTACGCGCTGCTGAACCCGGGAGACACCATCATGGGCATGAGCCTTGCCGAAGGCGGCCATCTGACTCACGGTTCTCCGGTCAACATTTCCGGAAAATATTTTCACTTCATTCCCTACGGCGTTAATCCGGAAACCGGACGGATAGATTACGACAGGCTCTACGAAACGGCTGTCAAAGAAAAGCCCAAAATGATTGTGGCCGGCGCGAGCGCGTATCCGCGCACCATCGACTTCAGGCGCTTCCGTGAAATCTGCGACGCCTGCGGGGCGTATCTGATGGTGGATATGGCGCACATTGCGGGCCTTGTCGCCGCGGGCATGCATCCGAGCCCGGTGGAGTGGGCGGATATCGTCACCACGACGACTCACAAGACCCTGCGCGGCCCGCGCGGCGGATTGATCCTGTGCCGCGAGGAGTACGCGAAGGCAATAGACAAGGCGATTTTCCCCGGAACGCAGGGCGGCCCGCTGATGCATGTGATCGCCGGCAAGGCGGTCTGCTTGGGCGAGGCGCTCAAGCCGGAGTTTCAGGAGTACGGCCGCAGAATCGTGGAAAACGCCGCCGCCCTTGCGGACGGCCTGCTGAAACGCGGGGTCAGGCTTGTCAGCGGCGGAACCGACAACCACCTGATGCTGGTGGACCTGAGCGGCTTAGAGCTGACCGGCAAGGAGCTGGAGCACCGCCTTGATTCCGTGTACATCACGGCCAACAAAAACACGGTGCCGAACGAGCAGCGCAGCCCGTTCGTTACCAGCGGCGTGCGTCTGGGTACGCCGGCGATTACGACACGCGGGCTGAACACCGGGGATATGGACATCATCGCCGAATGCATCAGCCTTGCGATCCATGATTTTGAAGCAAACGAGGACAAAATCCGCGGGATGGTCACGGAAATCTGCGACCGGTATCCGCTGTACGAATAA
- a CDS encoding replication-associated recombination protein A, translating to MAAPLADRLRPQKLDDLVGQRHLLGEGKALRRIIDSGEIPNMIFYGPSGIGKTTLASIIAKQTKRALYKLNGTTASTADIRGVVEQLDTLAAPNGILLYLDEIQYFNKKQQQTLLEFIENGQITLIASTTENPYFYVYNAILSRSTVFEFKPVEKEDVLPAVRRAFAFMEQEQGRPVSVEKEAEEYISSACGGDVRKAMNAVELCVLSGEEKDGVCRVSLPLAKELTQRSALRYDRAGDEHYDILSAFQKSMRGSDPDAAVHYLARLIVAGDLPSICRRLMVCACEDVGLAYPQIIPIVKAAVDAAIQVGLPEARIPLADAVILVCSAPKSNSAYCAVNAAIADIEKGKIGNIPRQLQNKHYDGEDNSHKGQFYQYPHDYPNKWVAQQYLPDELKDVHYYEYGQNKTEQAFLQYWSKIKGNNT from the coding sequence ATGGCAGCGCCTTTGGCGGACCGGCTGCGCCCGCAGAAGCTGGACGACCTTGTCGGCCAGCGCCATCTTCTGGGGGAGGGCAAGGCCCTTCGCCGGATAATCGATTCGGGGGAAATCCCCAACATGATCTTTTACGGGCCGTCGGGCATCGGGAAAACCACGCTCGCCTCCATTATCGCGAAGCAGACGAAACGGGCCCTTTACAAGCTGAACGGTACGACCGCGTCCACGGCGGATATCCGCGGGGTGGTCGAACAGCTTGACACGCTCGCCGCCCCGAACGGGATTCTGCTTTACCTTGACGAGATTCAGTATTTTAATAAAAAGCAGCAGCAGACGCTGCTGGAATTCATAGAAAACGGGCAGATCACCTTGATTGCCTCCACGACGGAAAACCCGTATTTTTATGTGTACAACGCCATTCTCAGCCGGTCGACGGTGTTTGAATTCAAGCCGGTGGAAAAAGAGGACGTGCTCCCGGCTGTCCGGCGTGCGTTTGCTTTTATGGAACAGGAACAGGGAAGGCCCGTCTCCGTTGAGAAGGAAGCGGAGGAATACATTTCTTCCGCCTGCGGCGGGGATGTGCGCAAGGCGATGAACGCGGTGGAGCTCTGCGTGCTTTCCGGCGAGGAAAAGGACGGCGTCTGCCGCGTATCGCTTCCGCTTGCCAAAGAGCTTACCCAGCGCAGCGCGCTCCGGTATGACCGCGCGGGGGACGAGCACTACGATATCCTTTCCGCGTTCCAGAAGTCCATGCGCGGCTCCGACCCGGATGCCGCCGTCCACTATCTGGCGCGCCTGATCGTGGCGGGCGACCTGCCGTCCATCTGCCGGAGGCTGATGGTCTGCGCCTGCGAGGATGTCGGGCTGGCCTACCCGCAGATTATCCCGATCGTCAAAGCCGCGGTGGACGCCGCGATTCAGGTCGGGCTGCCGGAAGCGAGGATTCCGCTTGCGGACGCGGTCATCCTTGTGTGCAGCGCGCCGAAGTCCAATTCCGCCTATTGCGCCGTCAACGCCGCCATTGCCGACATAGAAAAAGGAAAAATCGGGAATATTCCCCGTCAGCTTCAGAATAAACATTATGATGGGGAGGACAACTCGCACAAGGGGCAGTTTTATCAATATCCCCACGATTATCCGAACAAATGGGTTGCCCAGCAATACCTGCCCGACGAGTTGAAGGACGTTCATTATTATGAGTACGGACAAAATAAAACAGAGCAGGCTTTCCTGCAGTATTGGAGTAAAATAAAGGGGAATAATACCTGA
- a CDS encoding flavin reductase, giving the protein MKNEVLFNLTYGMYAIGVKDEKKASACIVNTVIQVCNTPNMIAVSMNHDNYSHDCIVKSGLFTVCVLSEDTSGAVIGALGFNSGRDTDKLNNVHHKILAEGVPVIKENICCWLLCRVVSSAETPTHTIFVAEVVAGSDESKGVPMTYDYYHKVIKGKAPKNAPTYQKEQPSDDNNDGESWICTICGYVYNDPDISFEELPDDWVCPICGAPKSAFRRK; this is encoded by the coding sequence ATGAAAAATGAGGTTCTCTTTAATTTAACATACGGAATGTACGCCATCGGCGTAAAGGACGAAAAAAAAGCCTCCGCCTGCATTGTCAATACGGTCATTCAGGTGTGCAACACACCGAACATGATTGCCGTCAGTATGAACCACGACAATTACAGCCATGACTGTATCGTCAAAAGCGGGCTTTTTACCGTATGCGTTTTATCGGAGGATACTTCCGGCGCCGTCATCGGCGCGCTGGGCTTCAATTCCGGCCGCGATACGGATAAGCTGAACAATGTTCACCACAAAATTCTGGCGGAGGGCGTGCCCGTCATCAAGGAAAATATCTGCTGCTGGCTTCTCTGCCGTGTGGTAAGCAGCGCGGAGACGCCGACCCACACGATTTTTGTCGCGGAAGTGGTCGCCGGCAGCGATGAGTCCAAGGGCGTGCCGATGACCTACGATTATTACCACAAGGTGATTAAGGGCAAGGCGCCGAAAAACGCGCCGACCTATCAGAAGGAGCAGCCGTCTGACGACAATAACGACGGGGAAAGCTGGATCTGTACCATCTGCGGTTATGTATACAACGATCCGGACATTTCCTTTGAGGAGCTGCCGGACGACTGGGTCTGCCCCATCTGCGGCGCGCCGAAGTCGGCGTTCAGAAGAAAATAA
- a CDS encoding LysR family transcriptional regulator: MDLKRLAYFVAICEEGSISAAAKKLHISQPPLSHQLQLLETELGVKLVERGARHVTLTDAGVILYKRAGNILELADAAARELGEYGEKMKGTLRLGVTSSSFLPLLDPRITEYAKLYPEVNFELHEGNTFQMIELLAGGVIEIAVIRTPFHAENTLWYSLEKEPMIAVGSRKYFGSAQDDRIPLEALKGKPLIIYRRYEKLIVSACKAAGFQPDIFCLNDDSRTALMWANAGLGIAVVPYSMDSFYRSPGCLCKIIDSPVMETQITAIWRSDRALSAAGKSFLTVFKKQR, translated from the coding sequence ATGGATTTAAAACGCCTTGCATATTTTGTGGCAATCTGTGAGGAAGGCAGCATCAGCGCGGCCGCGAAAAAGCTGCATATCTCCCAGCCGCCGCTGAGCCACCAGCTTCAGCTGCTGGAAACGGAGCTGGGCGTCAAGCTGGTGGAGCGCGGTGCGCGGCACGTCACGCTGACGGACGCTGGAGTTATTCTTTACAAGCGCGCGGGCAATATTCTGGAGCTGGCCGACGCCGCCGCGCGCGAGCTGGGCGAGTACGGGGAAAAGATGAAGGGGACTTTGCGTCTGGGCGTCACCTCTTCCTCCTTTCTCCCCCTGCTTGACCCGCGGATTACGGAATACGCCAAGCTGTATCCGGAAGTGAACTTTGAGCTTCATGAAGGGAACACCTTTCAGATGATCGAGCTTCTGGCGGGCGGCGTCATTGAAATCGCGGTCATCCGGACCCCGTTTCACGCGGAAAACACATTGTGGTACAGCCTGGAAAAAGAGCCGATGATCGCGGTCGGCAGCCGGAAATATTTCGGCAGCGCACAAGACGACCGGATTCCCCTTGAAGCCCTGAAAGGCAAACCGCTGATTATTTACCGGCGCTATGAAAAGCTGATTGTATCGGCCTGCAAAGCGGCCGGATTCCAGCCGGATATTTTCTGCCTGAACGACGACTCCCGCACAGCCCTGATGTGGGCGAACGCGGGACTGGGCATCGCCGTCGTCCCTTATTCGATGGACTCGTTTTACCGCAGTCCCGGCTGCCTGTGCAAAATTATCGACAGCCCCGTGATGGAGACCCAGATCACGGCGATCTGGCGGAGCGATCGCGCGCTTTCCGCCGCGGGCAAAAGCTTCCTGACCGTATTTAAAAAGCAGCGGTAA
- a CDS encoding ABC transporter ATP-binding protein: MLKLAKYLKKYRKQVIVGPIFKLIEAIFELIVPIITAKMIDNGVRTGDVGYVWRMGAVMLLLGVTGLCSALICQKLASIASQGFGTVVRSELYKHINTFSHSEIDRFGTPSLITRMTNDINQLQYAVAMLIRLVIRAPFLAVGAIIMAMLVDLPLSVVFLTATPLIALVLYIIMTRSVPFFRVMQKKLDAISLVTREGLSGVRVIRAFSKQKSEEERFNAAADDQTATAIRVGKLSALLNPLTYTIMNFAVIAIVWFGGWRVDSGAMTQGEVIAFVNYMSQTLLAMIVVANLVVTFTKASASASRVNEVFETVSSVPEPVGAPVAPVPDTPKIQFQNVSFSYDGPDKYAVKNLNFSIMPGKTVGIIGGTGSGKSTLVNLIPRFYDVSSGEILIDGVNVREYPFSALRGQIGMVPQEAVLFSGTIESNLRFGYRDATQEEMERALKIAQAYEFVSALPQGLQSPVNQGGKNFSGGQKQRLTIARALVGGPRILILDDSASALDFATDAALRKSIQRETSGMTVLMVSQRASTIRRADKIIVLDDGEIAGIGTHEQLMESCQVYQEICLSQLSRDEVSKK, encoded by the coding sequence ATGCTGAAGCTCGCGAAATACTTGAAAAAATACCGAAAGCAGGTCATTGTCGGGCCGATTTTTAAGCTGATCGAGGCAATCTTTGAACTGATTGTGCCGATCATCACGGCAAAGATGATCGACAACGGCGTGCGGACCGGCGACGTCGGCTATGTCTGGCGCATGGGCGCAGTCATGCTCCTGCTCGGCGTAACCGGCCTGTGTTCCGCGCTGATCTGCCAGAAGCTTGCCTCCATCGCGTCACAGGGCTTCGGAACCGTGGTGCGCAGCGAACTTTACAAACATATCAACACGTTTTCCCATTCGGAAATCGACCGTTTCGGGACCCCGTCCCTCATTACCCGCATGACGAACGATATCAACCAGCTTCAGTACGCGGTCGCAATGCTGATCCGCCTCGTCATCCGCGCCCCGTTTCTTGCGGTGGGCGCGATTATCATGGCGATGCTGGTGGATTTACCGCTTTCCGTCGTGTTTTTAACCGCGACTCCGTTGATTGCCCTGGTCCTCTACATTATTATGACGCGTTCCGTGCCGTTCTTCCGGGTCATGCAGAAAAAGCTGGACGCGATCTCCCTTGTCACCCGCGAAGGGCTGAGCGGCGTAAGGGTCATCCGGGCGTTTTCCAAGCAGAAGAGCGAGGAGGAGCGCTTCAATGCGGCGGCGGACGACCAGACGGCGACCGCCATCCGGGTCGGCAAGCTTTCCGCGCTGCTGAACCCCCTTACTTATACGATCATGAACTTCGCGGTGATCGCCATCGTATGGTTCGGCGGCTGGCGGGTCGATTCCGGCGCGATGACGCAGGGAGAGGTCATCGCGTTTGTAAACTACATGTCGCAGACCCTGCTGGCAATGATCGTCGTCGCCAATCTGGTGGTGACCTTTACGAAAGCCTCCGCTTCCGCTTCGCGGGTCAACGAAGTGTTTGAGACCGTTTCCTCTGTTCCGGAGCCTGTCGGGGCGCCGGTTGCCCCTGTGCCCGATACGCCGAAAATTCAGTTTCAAAATGTAAGCTTTTCCTACGACGGGCCGGACAAATACGCGGTGAAGAATCTCAACTTTTCCATTATGCCCGGGAAAACCGTCGGCATTATCGGCGGCACCGGCTCCGGAAAGAGCACGCTCGTCAATCTGATTCCCCGTTTTTACGACGTGTCGTCGGGGGAAATCCTGATCGATGGGGTCAATGTGCGCGAGTATCCGTTTTCCGCTCTGCGCGGCCAGATCGGTATGGTTCCGCAGGAGGCCGTTCTGTTTTCCGGTACCATTGAGAGCAATCTTCGCTTCGGATACCGGGACGCGACACAGGAAGAAATGGAAAGGGCGCTGAAGATCGCGCAGGCGTATGAGTTTGTGTCCGCTCTGCCGCAGGGGCTTCAAAGCCCGGTCAACCAGGGCGGCAAGAATTTTTCGGGCGGCCAGAAGCAAAGGCTGACGATTGCCCGCGCGCTGGTCGGCGGCCCGCGGATTCTGATCCTGGACGACAGCGCCAGCGCGCTGGACTTCGCGACGGACGCGGCGTTACGAAAATCGATTCAAAGGGAAACCTCCGGCATGACCGTGCTGATGGTTTCTCAGCGCGCCAGCACCATCCGGCGCGCGGATAAAATCATCGTGCTGGACGACGGCGAGATCGCCGGAATCGGCACGCACGAACAGTTGATGGAAAGCTGCCAGGTCTATCAGGAAATCTGCCTGTCGCAGCTCAGCAGGGACGAGGTGAGCAAAAAATGA
- a CDS encoding ABC transporter ATP-binding protein, which yields MKGSTLKRLFRYAKPYSGFLAGALVSALIHISLTLYGPILIGQAVDHIIGPSNVGHRDMIPILVTLAGTIVISAVFQWVMAYCTNKITYHTVRDLRVQAYQKINRLPLRYVDGHAHGDVISRVVNDVDQVADGLLQGLTQLFTGVVTILGTLVFMLTISPVITVVVVLVTPLSLFVAGFIARISHRQFIEQQATQGELSGYVEEMISGQKIVKTFLYESRSEEEFNEINRRLYNCGVKAQFYSSLSNPSTRFVNGVVYTAVAAIGSLCAITGRPGPLTIGQITSFLAYANQYTKPFNEVTAVITQIQTAFASADRLFRLLDEEEETPDAPGALALTDSEGNVDVEHVYFSYRPEVKLIQDMNLKARKGERIAIVGPTGCGKTTIINLLMRFYDADSGTIKIDGVDVKNVTRDSLRKMFGMVLQETWLFSGTVRDNISYGSEHVTEEQIVAAAKAAHAHSFIMRLPDGYDTLISEDGGNISQGQRQLLCIARVMLVDPPILILDEATSSIDTRTEIRIQKAFTEMMKGRTSFIVAHRLSTIKEADLILVMNKGSVIEQGTHEQLLQKQGFYANLYNSQFAVAD from the coding sequence ATGAAAGGTTCCACATTAAAGCGGCTGTTCCGCTACGCGAAGCCGTATTCCGGTTTTTTGGCCGGTGCGCTCGTCAGCGCGCTGATTCATATTTCGCTCACCCTCTACGGACCGATCCTGATCGGTCAAGCGGTCGACCACATCATTGGACCCTCCAATGTCGGCCACAGGGATATGATTCCCATTCTCGTTACGCTTGCGGGAACCATTGTGATCAGCGCGGTGTTTCAGTGGGTAATGGCGTACTGTACGAATAAAATCACCTATCATACGGTGCGCGACCTGCGCGTACAGGCTTATCAGAAGATCAACCGCCTGCCGCTCCGATACGTTGACGGCCACGCGCACGGCGATGTCATCAGCCGTGTCGTCAACGATGTCGATCAGGTCGCGGATGGCCTGCTGCAGGGGCTTACCCAGCTTTTTACCGGCGTCGTGACCATTCTGGGAACGCTTGTTTTCATGCTCACCATCAGTCCGGTCATTACGGTGGTGGTTGTGCTGGTTACGCCTCTTTCGCTGTTTGTGGCCGGCTTTATCGCCCGGATTTCCCACCGGCAGTTTATCGAACAGCAGGCGACCCAGGGCGAGCTCAGCGGTTATGTGGAGGAAATGATCAGCGGCCAGAAAATCGTAAAGACGTTCCTCTATGAAAGCCGTTCGGAAGAAGAATTCAACGAGATTAACCGGCGGCTCTACAACTGCGGGGTAAAAGCGCAGTTTTATTCCTCCCTTTCCAACCCCAGCACCCGTTTTGTCAACGGCGTTGTGTACACCGCGGTCGCGGCAATCGGGTCGCTCTGCGCGATTACGGGCCGTCCCGGTCCGTTGACGATCGGACAGATCACCTCGTTTTTAGCCTATGCCAATCAGTATACCAAGCCGTTTAACGAGGTGACCGCGGTCATTACCCAGATTCAGACGGCGTTTGCCTCCGCCGACCGCCTTTTCCGGCTGCTGGACGAGGAGGAGGAAACACCGGACGCTCCCGGCGCGCTGGCCCTGACGGACAGCGAGGGGAACGTGGACGTGGAGCACGTGTATTTTTCCTACCGTCCGGAAGTAAAGCTGATTCAGGATATGAACCTGAAGGCGAGAAAGGGCGAGCGGATTGCGATTGTGGGCCCGACCGGGTGCGGAAAAACCACCATTATCAATCTGCTGATGCGCTTCTATGACGCGGACAGCGGCACCATCAAAATCGACGGGGTCGATGTAAAAAACGTTACCCGCGACAGCCTGCGGAAAATGTTCGGCATGGTGCTGCAGGAGACCTGGCTTTTTTCCGGAACGGTGCGCGACAATATCTCGTACGGAAGCGAACATGTGACGGAGGAACAGATCGTCGCCGCGGCAAAGGCGGCGCACGCCCATTCGTTCATCATGCGCCTGCCGGACGGGTACGACACCCTGATTTCGGAGGACGGCGGCAATATTTCTCAGGGGCAGCGGCAGCTGCTTTGTATTGCCCGGGTAATGCTGGTCGACCCTCCGATCCTGATTCTGGACGAGGCGACCAGCTCCATCGATACCAGAACGGAAATCCGTATTCAAAAGGCGTTTACCGAAATGATGAAGGGGAGGACCAGCTTTATCGTAGCCCACCGCCTTTCCACCATTAAGGAGGCGGACCTGATTCTGGTGATGAACAAGGGAAGCGTTATTGAGCAGGGAACGCATGAACAGCTTCTGCAAAAGCAGGGCTTTTACGCGAATCTTTACAACAGCCAGTTCGCGGTCGCGGATTAG
- a CDS encoding aldose epimerase family protein — translation MSIEKSVFGKLPDGTVIDSYTLRNKSGMTAQVITYGCRIVRLLTADKKGNFGDVVLGHDTLDGYLEKGDVFGAAVGRYANRISGAEFEIGGKKYALAANDGKNSLHSAPGGFQDRVWRLKCSDHDDDAPSVTFAYLSEDGECGFPGNLNVTVQYTLSTDNALIIDYGAQTDRETPVNLTNHSYFNISGDVGNSILSQELQINADAITAVGTDLIPTGGLTPVAGTPYDFNKPKTIGQDIRANDSLLKSCGGYDHNFVIKGADGMKKAAELYDQLSGRAMLVFTNMPGIQIYTANSFAPGAAGKAGKKHLAHHAVCLETQFFPDSVHHPEFPFQNLKPVEKYKHTTIYKFTVR, via the coding sequence ATGAGCATTGAAAAATCTGTATTTGGAAAACTGCCGGACGGCACCGTAATCGACAGCTATACCCTGCGCAATAAAAGCGGGATGACCGCGCAGGTGATCACCTACGGCTGCCGCATTGTCAGGCTGCTGACCGCCGACAAAAAGGGCAATTTCGGGGACGTGGTCCTGGGACACGACACGCTGGACGGATACCTTGAAAAGGGCGACGTTTTCGGGGCCGCCGTCGGCCGCTATGCCAACCGGATCAGCGGGGCGGAATTTGAAATCGGCGGAAAGAAATATGCGCTTGCGGCAAACGATGGAAAAAATTCCCTGCACAGCGCCCCGGGCGGGTTTCAGGACCGGGTCTGGCGGCTGAAATGCAGCGACCATGACGACGACGCGCCGTCCGTCACCTTTGCCTACCTCAGCGAGGACGGGGAATGCGGATTCCCCGGGAACCTGAACGTAACCGTCCAGTACACCCTCAGCACGGACAACGCGCTGATTATCGATTACGGCGCGCAGACCGACCGTGAAACACCGGTCAACCTTACCAACCATTCCTACTTCAATATCAGCGGGGACGTCGGAAACAGCATCCTTTCACAGGAGCTGCAGATCAACGCGGACGCGATTACCGCGGTCGGAACCGATCTGATCCCCACCGGCGGGCTGACCCCGGTCGCCGGTACGCCGTATGACTTCAATAAGCCCAAAACCATCGGGCAGGACATCCGGGCAAACGACAGCCTCTTGAAAAGCTGCGGAGGCTACGACCATAATTTCGTGATTAAGGGCGCGGACGGCATGAAAAAAGCCGCGGAGCTGTATGATCAGCTGAGCGGCAGGGCGATGCTGGTCTTTACCAATATGCCCGGGATACAGATTTACACCGCGAACAGCTTTGCCCCCGGCGCAGCCGGCAAGGCGGGAAAAAAGCATTTAGCGCACCATGCGGTCTGCCTGGAAACACAGTTTTTTCCCGACTCGGTCCATCACCCGGAATTCCCGTTCCAGAATTTAAAACCGGTCGAGAAATACAAGCACACAACCATTTATAAATTTACGGTAAGATAA
- a CDS encoding ROK family protein: MYYLGIDLGGTNIKVGVVDENSQIIATAKRKTAVPCPPEDMCEQLASTAMEALRNANLTLDDVPWVGIGTPGTVNTDTGVVEFSNNLYFNHFELRKFLETKMNKKVIVENDANAAAYGEYQAGALKGAKNAMAITLGTGVGSGILIDGKIYSGSNYGAGEMGHTVIVFQGRHCTCGRDGCWETYASATGLIRSTKEAMEKSADRSSPVWKLVDGDLNNVDGRTAFDAMRAGDPIGKAVVDEYIEYLGCGLANCINAFQPDILCIGGGICNEGETLLKPLREYVAKEAYSLSPQGQTKICRALLGNDAGIIGAALLGK, from the coding sequence ATGTATTATCTGGGAATTGACCTTGGGGGAACCAACATTAAGGTTGGCGTCGTCGACGAAAACAGTCAAATCATTGCTACGGCGAAAAGGAAGACCGCCGTACCCTGCCCTCCTGAAGATATGTGCGAGCAGCTTGCTTCCACCGCAATGGAAGCGCTGCGCAATGCAAATCTCACCCTGGACGACGTTCCGTGGGTGGGCATCGGCACCCCCGGTACCGTCAACACGGACACCGGCGTGGTGGAATTTTCCAACAACCTGTATTTTAACCATTTCGAGCTCAGAAAATTTCTGGAAACAAAAATGAATAAAAAGGTCATCGTGGAAAACGACGCGAACGCGGCGGCCTACGGCGAGTATCAGGCGGGCGCGCTCAAGGGCGCGAAAAACGCAATGGCGATTACGCTCGGCACCGGAGTGGGCAGCGGCATCCTCATCGACGGTAAAATTTATTCCGGCTCCAATTACGGCGCGGGAGAAATGGGACATACCGTTATTGTCTTTCAGGGAAGGCACTGCACCTGCGGCCGCGACGGCTGCTGGGAAACGTACGCTTCCGCCACCGGCCTGATCCGCTCCACCAAAGAGGCGATGGAGAAATCCGCCGACCGCAGCAGTCCTGTCTGGAAGCTGGTGGACGGCGACCTGAACAATGTGGACGGTCGTACCGCCTTTGACGCAATGCGCGCGGGCGACCCGATCGGGAAAGCCGTTGTGGACGAATACATCGAATACCTGGGCTGCGGGCTGGCCAACTGCATCAACGCATTCCAGCCGGACATCCTCTGCATCGGCGGCGGCATCTGCAACGAGGGGGAAACCCTCCTGAAGCCGCTGCGCGAATATGTGGCCAAGGAAGCCTATTCCCTCAGCCCGCAGGGGCAGACAAAGATTTGCAGGGCATTGCTGGGAAACGATGCGGGAATTATCGGCGCGGCACTGCTGGGCAAATGA
- a CDS encoding sugar transferase, with protein sequence MDFKALPKGMRNKYTKEYLTLLNKRRFSLGAKRAFDIVVSLLILAVCSPFFLLLALAVKIDSRGPVFYRQVRVGRYNQDFKIFKFRTMVQDADKIGPPLTVGDDPRVTKVGRFIRKLRLDEFSQLLNVLGGSMSLVGPRPEVRKYVDVYAPEYMATLLIRPGITATSSIAFKDEDSLLNAAEDPEKVYVEQILPPKMAYNLEYMKNISLLNDIKIMFRTVGAVLK encoded by the coding sequence GTGGATTTTAAAGCACTCCCCAAGGGAATGAGAAACAAATATACGAAGGAATATCTCACTCTGCTGAACAAGCGCAGGTTTTCGCTCGGCGCGAAGCGTGCGTTTGATATCGTGGTATCGCTGCTGATTCTTGCGGTTTGTTCGCCGTTTTTTCTTCTTTTGGCGCTGGCCGTCAAAATCGACTCCAGAGGGCCTGTGTTTTACCGGCAGGTTCGCGTCGGACGCTACAATCAGGACTTTAAAATTTTCAAGTTCAGAACAATGGTACAGGATGCCGATAAAATCGGACCTCCGCTGACGGTGGGCGATGACCCGCGTGTGACAAAAGTCGGAAGGTTCATCCGGAAATTGCGGCTCGATGAGTTTTCACAGCTTTTAAATGTCCTTGGCGGAAGTATGAGCCTTGTCGGTCCCCGGCCGGAGGTCCGCAAATATGTGGATGTCTATGCCCCGGAATATATGGCGACGCTGCTGATCCGGCCCGGCATTACGGCTACCTCGAGCATTGCGTTCAAGGATGAGGACAGCCTGCTCAATGCGGCCGAAGACCCGGAGAAAGTGTATGTGGAACAGATTTTACCGCCTAAAATGGCATATAATCTGGAATACATGAAAAATATTTCCCTGCTGAACGACATCAAGATCATGTTCCGGACCGTCGGCGCGGTGCTGAAATAG